Below is a window of Cydia splendana chromosome 3, ilCydSple1.2, whole genome shotgun sequence DNA.
CGCCATATGGCCTTCCCCGCAGTAGCCCGGCTCCCGTGTCCACCGCCGACTTCCCGAAGTAGGCAAAATCCTTATCAACATCCCCTAAAAATGAAATGCTTTCAGGTGTCAGCCAAGTCTCCTGTAGTGCCATTATATCCGCCTGTTTACATAACGACCTAACACAGTCAACAGAACGGGTTATAGATCTACaattaaaactaagtaattttatttcagTTCGTTGTGACTGGGACGTTGTGATCTCTTTTTAATTGGTGCATGTCATTTACTGGTCCATTTGCATTTTTAGATGTGTACATGTTcctatcaaaataaataaaccgaCGAAATTTAATTCCCTCGGGCCACATAGCGTTATCTAGAAATAACGATAACTTGGTGTGTGGTACACTAAAACAGATAGGGTAaaagaaatactaaacataagtacttacctattgtaagttggtattctactaaacataaaacactttaaaaataactgggtaATTGGGTATGTACTTGCCTTGATTCATACAATGGGAATctgtggaactttcttttagtttTGTCGTTTATAGAGCTTAAACAACCGTACACAGCACAACACACGCCCATTACAAAaggatttgtaaatatttgtttaatattttacgtggcctccgctctgcgcaccgcgtcgtcgcgtccttgccagccggtaactgagaggtaaccgagagcgggtgggcggcactttcaacgggaggcagggagtgtccatactgtacgttagtactatttattgaccggagcgtagcgaaggtctacgtttcgactggagcattttgcttttgtatgtccggatgttctcctctacaggtcgtaattcttaaccgaatctcgtgaaattttgtgactggattctatgtctaaataaaaaatttttgtccgtccggttttttgatttttttttaaatggcggagttgtgatagctcgcgcctaaagaaatagtggtatcggtaccatacgagtgttttctttttgagatatgtttatagattaaatggccaaaaattcagaaaatttatttcgctggtttcgaaggtatggagatatttaattttaactaattttaatttgagaaggagtagctaaatttcgtcaacccatctaagaactatttggctcagtttgtaaacgttcgctttttctgtttgcacagagggtctgggttcgatccccagtaattgtatgctgggatattattatataactttttgtatttttttacacatacatttcgtattgtttttttttttaatttactatatttaaagctcttagtaccatgttatttaaagctctgctcgcgaggtctacagctcacagagccactagttatactgtgccactgccatacgccggcccgcgcggcgcgccggccaaatgtacctaaactgcgcagtgacacccccctgaccTAGGTACGCACGTTCGCGGACGCTCAGTCACACCATTTGGACACctaaaatttgtatggaaatattgggactgttatagcattcctgtcactaaaaatatatcttttagGTTTGTATATGACGCGTAATGCTATGCAAGGCGAATGCTATGCAATCCGCGTCAAtatgaagtatattttttatacgctATGTGACAACAAATGCTATATAATTTGGATGCATTAAGCATGTCTATCACATGACGTAGTCAAGATGGGATCttatattgaaattgaaattgaaaatatttatttcagatttgcaTCCATACCTATTTGTTAGTATAACCTTTGGTATAACTTAGGAACTAATGTTAATTTTTACACCTAGTATATGTACATGACATCGCATGTTATAGCATTCATACATCGTGCTCGATGGACTTGATGGCTGAGACTTCTGACTTCCTAAAGGCGCGATTTTTGCTCTAAAGACTCATTTGCTGACCTCTTCAAACAATTTTCTTCTTCTGTTTTGTTCCCTCTTTgcttatcattttaatattgagTATATCTCATACATGCCCCATCCCAAGCACGTTCGCTGTTCATTCGACTTCAAATTATGTGATACTACCTACAAATTATGCGTTGGAGACCGGCTCTAATCTAAAGGCCCAGTCATGGGTCTCATAGCATGTTGTAGAGAGCCGAGTGGCagtttgttcttctagctgtccaaggtatacgcaGCATTTTACGCCAACACTACTTCTCAAAAGTGTCAATACACACTTTTTGAGTTCCCTGTAACGCACCGCCGCGTTAAGTTCTGGACGTAAAGCGTCCACCACGTTTCCTGCCAAGCGATGATTCACCCAACTTTATATTCTTTTTCGGATGCATCTGCACCAAATACAAGGCGTGAAATATACACAGAATGATACCACAAATGCGTGTCATAAGGTGCGTTGTGAGAGGTGATCATCGAGCGCCAACAGGCTATAATTCACAATTATATGACCAAAACTATGACTAGTAACgtaattatttcaataataggtATACTCATTCATGCCTCACTTTTTCACATTAACCGTTATCAAAATTTTACTGTAGTGTAATTAACAGCAAgtaaacattattaaaacacaatgaaaaacttaaatagcgtaagaaaaacattaattacgattttataaaaatacgtcACAATCGCTATCGCGCACGAAATTCAGCCAAATTACATGTGTCCACTCCCAGACGCACCTGCCGGGCTAGTAAGGGAACTGCCATACAAAGACGAATGCTATAGCATCTGCGTCACAGAAAGGGGGGCCAATTTGGAGACGTCACAGGATAATTTTTAACTTCgataaaactatgtaatatgGCAGTACGCATTATTTGACTCTGGTGACTTGTAGAGGAAAAGTTggtgaataatattatactgtggttaagcggattgataagcatttcaacgaagaaatttaaaaagaataacGGATGCAATAGCAGGCGCGTCACCAGGAGGAGTACAAAAACGGACGCTATGCAATCCGCGTCCGCGAACGTGTTACGGGTATATCTGCCGATATCCCTAAGAATGTTCTGCAAGATGCATTAATCGAATTTGTTTATAATATTGTGTACCTATGCGACGTGATATCGATTAACCTCGCATTGAAAAGCAATTTTCCTTTTCTTGGCGGGTAATATTCCCGACGGTGACGGTGTAGTGTTTGATAACCCTCTGATCTTGGCCGCTAAGTACGAACTACGAAGGCCTTTAGTAACTAGACTAGTTATAGTTAACTACAGTACCTACGACAACGTACTTTTACTTTTTCACTATGACCATAATTTCCGATTTGATTCGGTAAGGTTGATAAAATCAATCTATTCATGCTATAGTTGTGCATAATAGACAAGTATTGAACGTATGTAGATTATAGGAGTTATTAGTGTGGTATAGACTTCAGAGAGGCAAGAAAGCTACCTAAAGTGGCTTGCATGTATATTATcgtgatttttgtacaattttccATCATCAATCCCAAGACCTAATATTAAAGAACGAGGTCCCGTaggttttttgtgtaattttttcgagataatcacctttatttatttaattatcctACGTTTGACCAAAACCATTGGTTGCAGTTCATCTCCGAGCATGAACGAGTAATGTGATGGCCGTGCTGCGCTACCACCAGTTTAGGAAACCGATGTCCAGCTTGCGAGGTGACAAGATTGTGAGTACCTTTATGGACACTACCTTATCGAGTGCTCCCAATTAGACCGTAATAATAATCCTACtacctatacttacctacacCATCTTATGAATTAGGAATTCGTTCATATTTGCAAATAACTAATTGACTATTCGCATAGTCAGGTAAGAGATTTCTTGTTGTAGAATCATATGTATAATCAGGTTTTGTTTACAGTGGCGCTGGCGTTGTCAATGGAGCGTCGTGAGCATCTGCGCCATCGCACTCGTCCTCTACAACGCCGCCGCCAATATCTGGCTGCTCCACCCCCCCTCCTGCCCCTCACACGCCACTCTACCCCCCACCGAACCCCCCACATGCGAGCCTTGTGACGCAGCCAACCCTAGCGTTGATGACGACCCTATTTCAAGAATAGACTTGAGACTTGGAAGATGGGATGGTTCAAGGTCATACAAAATGTTTGATTACGCTGCAGTTGGAGATTTATACGCAGAACTATCATCAGATCGACGCGTCTGCTTAGCAACTCAAAGCTCAATAGAGCGATTACACGAACTCCTCAGGATCGCAGCGCATTGGTCTGGACCTATATCAGTAGCAGTCTTTGTTGCTGGAGATGAGCTAAGACTGCTTAGAGCATTCGCTATGTGGCTGTTCCGTTGTCAACCAGAAATCTACATGAGAATGGCGTTACATGTAGTTACGCCTAGTGAGAGACCAGGAGTCCCAGGACATGCACCAAGCTGGGCGAGGGATTGCGAAGCGAAACCGCTTCCACCTTACGAAATCAAGTCAGATACAATGGCTTGGAGAGTTAGACATCCGTATCCTCAGAATCATTTAAGGAATTTAGCGAGAAAGAATTGTCAAACACCGTATGTGTTTCTGGTGGATGTAGATATAGTACCGTCTAAAGGAATGGCGGAGGCTTTAGATAAGTTTTTAGCGAAAGTTCCGAAATGCCCGCTCTGTGCGTACGTGGTGCCAACTTATGAGTTGGATTTGAGGGTGGCCAGTTTTCCGGCGAACAAGTCGGAGCTGTTGAGGCTGTCGAGGAAGAAGCTGGCGATACCGTTCCACAGGAAGGTGTTTATTTACAACCAGTACGCTTCTAATTTTACAAGGTGAGTTATTCTAGTAAAATAACCTTATGATTACTATTTTATTGTGTGTTTGTGTTAAGATGATTTCTGGACACTCTGGACCGATATGTAAAATAGCTTGGTTACGAAATGGttgggttggtcccatatatGTTCCATCTGATGATGACACATCCCCCATCAGGCCATCATCTGACCTGATGGTCTGGATCTAATTATGGGGTTTTATTAAATCGAGAGCACTCTTCAAATGTTAAAGGCAGAATTACAATGTTatgtatatgtttttttaagtaACTCGTGCATTTACTTTCGGAAAtcatattttatgaaaatgtaaTTAACTGCCGGTAGTTGCCAATGACCATAAAATTATCccatttttctttttctttatgATAAGGATTATAATGTTTATGCATGAAGGGTGGAGTAAGCCCATCTTGACAATAACAATATCATCTTATCCTATCTTATCTTATGTTATGTTTAGATGGGAAGCGACGGGCGGCAACGAGAGCGAGCACACGCACGTCAGCCACAACGTGACCAACTTCGAGCTACTCTACGAGCCGTTTTACGTAGCGCCGGACACCGTGCCGGGGCACGACGAGAGGTTCCTGGGCTACGGGTTTACTAGGAATACGCAGGTGAGCTACGCTACGTGCCACGCGCGGACCGGGGCATGGTGAGCGGTATTTGAGTTATGGATTCACTAGatggatattttttttacacaaatgtgGGTACTTAAGCAATAAAACATTCTTAGTCTGAACGCAATCCGACTATCACTCGCTATATTTGAAATGGCGGAcacttatttaaatgtaaataatggAAAAAGTTGAATAGGTCTACAATAAGCTTAGTTCACATTGCTGCATGAATAGTTTTCTAATTTGGCGTGATGCCAGTAAGGTGGCCCCGATCCCTGTATCTACGGATATTTGCAACTTCTTCAAGTGAAAAGGGAGCGACCGCGTCTCTATACAAacgaatattaatattttagaaaatgggaacaaacaaaatttcAATCTTTGTCTAATTGATGTCATTTACCTAGCTATGACGGGCATTTCGCTCTCAGTGACCTTTTCCAATTAACATGGTGTTTGAATTTTCAGcgataaaatgtaatttttgacaaagttatATCAATATGACCACTGGCCATTACACCAATATATCTCCATTTTCGTGATATGAAGCCATAAATTAGTCGCCATCGAGCTTCGTAATGGAATCGGAATATGAATGCGTTTCATTCCGGCTGCACTCGGGTCGAGATCGCcgctaaaaattatttattgtggCCAATACTTAATCCGACACAGTTACAGAGTTGCATGCCGGATGTTGTATGAATTTTTAAAAGGCGGTTTGCAAATAACAATTCTATCAATTTCCATTACATTATTAAATGATAAAACGGGACTATTATAACGCGTAATTTTATAGACCTAAATACTTATATTAGTACGAGTGAAATGTTCAAAGCAAATTGAGAACTTCAAAAGCCACTCTCAAAGGTAATCCAAAAGATTCTAAATAACACCACATGCACACGTGACGTGACTGTTTgtattaagtacttattttgatCGCTACATGACTCAAATTATACAACATAATGGACAGATCTCAAAGCAAGTCTTACTTAACGCTTTTTGTCCGAATAAAGTAAAGAATGAGGTCATCGGCTCTACAAAAAGTATATTTTAGTAGGGCGTCAAGTTGATGCAACTTTATTAAAATTGACTACTTACACTGGATAGTTTAGAATACCTACTCGGAATAGCCGCGGTGTGGTGAATATCGGCTTCAGAATTTCATCCACCAGATTAGACTATTGAAAGTATTGAAACTAAGTAATAGTTGTATATAACTTGTCCATAACAAGTTATACGATCAAGCGATCCACGATTTAGAATGTTTTTAGACACCCTTTCAGATGTGAGTTTCCCAGAAGAAACCTAAACACACTGTTGGCTGTGGGGTCTGTATTTGTTCCTTAGCACTGTGTATCCTTGTAAAGGATAGGCAAGCAACGTCACTTCACTGAGGTTGTGACCGTGTAGGCTTGCCactacatattattgtatttatatactttttattagcttataaattttaatttattaaacagtCCCACCACAATGAAAACGTACGGCCTAAAATctttaaatttgaaaaatacattatttaatcAATACTTAGAGCTCcactaagtatttttttattcaaccaAAATGATGATGATTCGGTGCGCCCGCTGTCTGCTGTGACTCGCAGCCCGGGTGCGGGTGAAGGGCGCCAGCGACGCCGACGTTCGGttcaagtttaaaaataaaacgtttCAGCTGTTCCGCTGATTATTGAATGTCGTTCGTCACGAGTCGAGCGTGGGCTCAATTTGATCTGTTTTGCATAGATATCGAGATGAATACTTACACCATATGGACCCCAGAGCCAGAAGAAAAACTTAACAGTTTGTTACATTCATATTCAAATTTTTAACCCAATTTCTATACAGCAGCAGAAGAGGCTAAACGGATGAGGTGTTCAGAAAGATCTGCACACGGTCATATTCTCTTATTAACTAACACGCTGTATAGTagtcctctacttaaaatattagtattttgaaataaaaagaaaacagtGCGTGATGATATTATGAAACAGAGTTAATTAGCTCTGTCATATCTTATTGGCATTGGATTAAATTAAACGTCTAGATTTCTCACTAGAAATGTATCTGTTGATAATTTAGCAGAACATTTAGTATTTATAATTAAACAAccaaaataattttaatgaagGTCATTGAACATTAACTTTTAGAtttatttcgtttagtagtaggCATCTGTAATAATACTGGAAAAGCAAGTCATTCCTGCCCCAGACAAAGTAAGTAAGCGAGTTATACTTAATAGttttataatgtaggtactaaaatggtaagattttttttctataggtTCCTACAGTGTAAAGGTACCGAAAAATGGGGcgagtagggattacgagggcagttgggttatgaatggggtgaggagggatgacagagaggtgagttggtttttacaggctactgctacgtaaattgtatattctaataacaataaatcaagctattataatgttcataatcccaaagtgtcgatccaataattttcaaaactcaCCTTAGTAGGAAATCCCTCCTGACCTAGGGCTAGGCGTAGTAGGctacggggtgagctgggatttcTTACTATTTCGTGTTTATctctaaagttatgaaatgaaacAACAAATTATCATTATACATCCGGAAcactttttttgtataaaaatcaatgtgccacatataaaaataaacttttatccaggtttgaacttcgatttcatccctattcaccccatcTTAGGGTACTAAATGGAGCTCCCTCTGGTGGACCATATGTCCGTGCTGCTATACCAGGATACCTGTTTCCTTATTGTGAGTTTACAGCGTATGAATAAGTTGATATACATTTCAGTATCAGTCATTGACGGGATGTAtaaagtattttgttttattaggtTATGGGCTCACCAGTCTCACCACGCCTCTAGGTACTGGAagctaataaaagaaaaatgttACCTACTACAAAACACATAAACTGGTCAGTTTCAGCAATTTACATAGTCTATGATTCATCTGATCTGGCCTTATATCACTTTCCTATTTTTTCTATGAGTCTGCCTAAAGGTCACCGCCGGGTCGTGACCATGGGCCAGAGCGTGAGAAATTGCCTATCTCGGTCAACTCGACCAATCCGTGCCACTAGGAGAGTACTGGCGCCAGTTGAGGACTAGCTACTTGACACACTACTTGTCAATTAATTGTTGAAGATGATCTGGATTTTTGTCATGCTGTGCCTGTTTTTGGGGAATGTCGGTGAGTTGAGTTTTGGATTCTATTGTGTAGTGTGTAAGGTTGAGATTTGAGTGCTTCCTGGTCGAATGCAAGATGACCAGGACTTTCGTACCTGTTATTGGGGAGTGTGGGTGAGTGGAGTCATGGATTCTATTTTGAAATGGAAAAGTTTGAGATATGACTGATACGAGCTATTCAAAAGAGCTTGTTGCTTTACTAATCTTTAGTGCCTAGAACCCATGATCCTGTTCTAGCAAGAGAACTTGgatatactcatactcatactcatactcattcttTATTGGTAATAGGTAATTACATGTCAGCTTACATAACTAgtacaaataacattaaaaattaaaattaaatacattagctACTTGCGTAGATTTCTATTATTATCATTAATATTTCGCAGTCAGAAATTCTTCTATATTATAGAACGACCGCTCAACAAGCCAAGctttaagtttatttaaaaaaaataacaaactaGGTGCGTCTGTTATTACTGTTGGTAGATTATTATACAGAGAGGGGCCCATGACGTGTATAGTTTTTGCCGTCTTTGCTAAGCTACGGGGCACTGCTGCTAGTTTGTGCCCGTATCGTGTAATACGGTCGCTATTGTCACCCCGCCTGTGGTATACGTGAACGAACGCTGTGCTTGTTTTTGGACAGTGTGTGTATATGAGTGCAATTTTGGATTGTATGTTGTGATAAATAAAGGTGACAATTGTGTGCTTGGAACGCATGAACCTGGTCTAAAGCGAGAACTATTGTGCTGCTATGCCCATTTATTGGGAAGTATGTGTTTAGGTTAGGATTCTACCACGGATTTAAACAATTAAAGGATAAGGTTGAGATTTCAGTGAGTCAATCCTGGTTTAAGCATAGCATAGTAGGTCATTAGTAGGTCATACCTATGTCATTGTACAAAGTCTaattcttttttaaatttttagaacTCCAAGAAACCAGTGACAACATAGAAACTCTAAAAGAGGAGGATCTCCAAAATGTAGAGCTGGAACCCCTGGAAGCGGTGTGCCCTGAGCTCAGCGGACagattataggtaggtacatatatgttataTCCTTTTATTGACACAATTATTTTCAGGTTACGCTGCCACAATCTGTATTTTTAAAATCTGTTACCAACTAAAAGACggaattgaaaaataaaattctaGATTGAGCTGCGGTTGTCGATGAAAATGTTTCATTGACACACTAGTTTTCTATTTACGCGTATTGATTAAATTCGTAAGTTACAGATGTGTGTCAATTTACTTGAGCACCTGTTTCAAGTGACCTCGGTATTAGGAGAGTTGAAACAGACGGGATTGATgctaaaaatgtttttaaatggtTTTAAGTACAATATGGCGTTTCTAATAAAGATTGTAAATAATGCTTAttaaatttgctgtcagatgaTATAGTCTTCGCAAATCTAGGTTCTAATACAAAATACAACAGAGTTATGaccataaaagtaaaaattgttaCAATTCTCCTGTCCCTCCAACAGCCAAATAGATCGGAAATTTtgcatatataggtacatattatgaaTGAGAGTACAATAATTTAGTACTaatgagctgatctgatgacggAGGCAAAAGAAAGTTTGAAGAGCTCTTCGGTGCCTTCTACTTAGTATCTACCCCTCAAGATTGGGCTAGTATTGATGAGTCCAATTCTTTGTGGGCGTTAGGTATATACAGTCGGCATTAAGAAAGTGTGCATACAAATGTCATCTTTGGCAGGAACCTACTGTTCTGAACATAGTTTTGTTGTTGTTAAGTTGTatgctaataaataaattataggcTAAAATataccattttttatttttatttgttggtAGGTGGAAGGGCCAGTTCCATCACTAGGCATCCTTATCAGGTGTCAATGGTTCTGAATGGGAACTCCTTTTGCGGAGGGTTTATCATCAGCCAAGATTATATTATGACTGCAGCACACTGTGTTAACAAGTAAGTTCAAGTCATCTATTTCGaattaattcaaattcaaaGACGCTGTCTTCTTTAGTGTTGAGAACTTAAAGTTATACCTAGATTTATTTTTGCATGAATTAAGTAGTAACACAGAAGTGTTCGAAAATCTTCACAAACTCCTAACAATAGTAATCCTTCCAGCACGGATCCGTCGGCCATCCGTCTCCGTGCCGGATCGACCCGGCGCGACTCCGGCGGGCGCGTCGTGCCCGTCGCCAGCGTCTCCGTGCACCCGCAGTACGGCCGACCGACGTTCGACCACGACATAGCCGTGCTGAGACTGGCACAGCCGCTAGCTTGGAGCGCGGCGATCCGACCGATACGGCTGCCGGCAAGGGGGCAGGCTGTTCCTTTAGTAAGGCTCACTGTTACTGGGTGGGGTCTTACTGCCGTAAGTATATCTCTTATAAAATGGGTATtaactattatattatattattatgggTAGCAAAGGAACACAAAAGATATACATAGATAAGTATCACAGAAAAGATACAAGGAGACTAATCTGATAATGTTATAGATGGTTATATTCctctaaataattaattaaataattagttAGTTTTGTTACATTATACTTACCTTAAAAGACGTCGGCGTCGTGTCGTGTGCTATTTTGGttaatatttactatttatttatttaataaaaaggcTCTAGTAATCTCAACTTGGTATATTTGTTCCAGCCTCGGGGCCGTCGCATTCCGCGTATTATGATGGAGGCCAACGTCCCAGTGGTCCCGCACTGGCTGTGCCAACTCTCGTACGGAGCCTCTTTGACCAACAACATGTTCTGCGGAGGGCACTTCCTCATTGGAGGGGTGTCTTCCTGTCAGGTATGATTTgaagataatatatatatatatatatttgtataaatatatatttggaAACTGATGATCACCTATTCTGATGATGGATCTTTTGTCTTGTGATAGTTCTTATATGGTCACAATTGCCCATGGATTCTCGACGAGTAAATTTACTCACCAGGGCAAAAGGGAGTGCTTAGAAGAATATTGTGATGAATAGGAACAATAAATTCCAGTAAatcatggaaaaaaaaaatcgtgtctGGGTATGGCCCGGGTCTAGCCTGGATCCACGCTAAGATTCGGATCCGGTATGGACAGTAAAGGAcagtgtgaaaacgctctaaaacCCAGcctataaattaatattttggtttttcaGGGTGACTCCGGCGGCCCAGCCGTATTTCAAGGCGTCGCGTATGGCGTTGTCTCTTTCGCACGCGGCTGCGCTCTCCCTCTCTCTCCAACTGTGTTCTCGAACATCGCCGCACTTAGAGACTGGGTTACCACTACCACTGGACTTTAGACTTCATCCCATCGCAATAAGGATAATTTTACAACAAACAAATAGACTTAGCTGAACATGGTCATAAGTTCTTCAATAGGGTATTTTACTATGTACTAACAACAACTATAAATTTCACTGTGCAACAATTTAGTGAACTAATATAACTATTAATTATACAACTATTTATACATCTAAGTTCGCCAGAAACGAAGTACTTATCTATGACCCTTTCGGGTTAAAGGCTCGTTGATGTCGTTTTATTCTATAGTCTGTACAATGAGAAAATATTTcataatgaatattatagtttacTAAATTGTTGCATAATGAAGATTATAGTTGTTCAAATAGCAATTACTTCAGTTCAGAAGTGTCATAATAgaatatctatttatttaacataaaaatatgcCATTATAGTTTAATTCGTGAATATGAAGCCTTAATCCAAAGATTAAAGTAGACGAGTAGAAAAAGTTTATTTCCATAAGATATCGATTTCAATTAGAATAAAATACTAAAGGGGTCAATTAGTAAAAGGATCGAAAAAAGTAAAATACCCTATGGCGAATATTAGTTAGGGATCGCGATGGCACCTTAAAGCTAAAATGACTCAACTCCAGGTTGTTTTACATGGAATTGTAAACTTAATTGTTCAGATCTTAAAATAGATAACCGTGTGACTGTGTTAGCGGATCTCGGTCATTCAACGTCTGTGATACAATCTTTAAATACATTGTACTGGTTTTCTTTCAGACCTGGCAACGATTTGTTTTcgtacgtttttaaataaatattggaatTTGAAGTTGTTTTCTTTAGCGTTTTAATTGACATATGGATAGTCCTAATGAGTTTAGAAAAGTGTTGAAAGTTATATGTTACGACAGTTGCTAATCGTCACTTACAAAA
It encodes the following:
- the LOC134806434 gene encoding trypsin alpha-like; protein product: MIWIFVMLCLFLGNVELQETSDNIETLKEEDLQNVELEPLEAVCPELSGQIIGGRASSITRHPYQVSMVLNGNSFCGGFIISQDYIMTAAHCVNNTDPSAIRLRAGSTRRDSGGRVVPVASVSVHPQYGRPTFDHDIAVLRLAQPLAWSAAIRPIRLPARGQAVPLVRLTVTGWGLTAPRGRRIPRIMMEANVPVVPHWLCQLSYGASLTNNMFCGGHFLIGGVSSCQGDSGGPAVFQGVAYGVVSFARGCALPLSPTVFSNIAALRDWVTTTTGL
- the LOC134806415 gene encoding beta-1,4-glucuronyltransferase 1-like, with the translated sequence MAVLRYHQFRKPMSSLRGDKIWRWRCQWSVVSICAIALVLYNAAANIWLLHPPSCPSHATLPPTEPPTCEPCDAANPSVDDDPISRIDLRLGRWDGSRSYKMFDYAAVGDLYAELSSDRRVCLATQSSIERLHELLRIAAHWSGPISVAVFVAGDELRLLRAFAMWLFRCQPEIYMRMALHVVTPSERPGVPGHAPSWARDCEAKPLPPYEIKSDTMAWRVRHPYPQNHLRNLARKNCQTPYVFLVDVDIVPSKGMAEALDKFLAKVPKCPLCAYVVPTYELDLRVASFPANKSELLRLSRKKLAIPFHRKVFIYNQYASNFTRWEATGGNESEHTHVSHNVTNFELLYEPFYVAPDTVPGHDERFLGYGFTRNTQVYEMFLIGYQFRVLSPIFTIHWGLQARRTRPLWREKQNEKNRKHFETFKRELFARYRRDPLHLLRRPPASKKA